The genomic interval GCAAGGTCCCACCTGAGTTGTAGGACCatccaaactatgaaaaaagtggAACCGCTGTACAGCATCTCATCAAATCAAACGAAGGCACACAAGCTTGTGGTTATAAAACGTCTTCAAACCCATTTTTATTATAGTGCGTGACTCATGTGGCACAATCAAGTGGACTCCAACAATGGAGGTGTTGAACATCTGATGGTGTGTAATACACTTTATTAGTACATGCGTGTGTGCGTGACTTGAGCTTATGCGGTAAGCAGGATATCCTGTCCTCCCTGTTGCTATTGTGGTATGGCCAGACACTATCCCCTAAACCATTTCCCCTCTGTCAAGTGTCTCTTTTTCTTtggttctcacacacacatacacatgcacacgcactcATACTCACACAAACATCCCCATGCCAGCCTCAACACAATGGGAATGTGTCCAACACCCTCTCAGTTTGCTAAAAATAATTCTTTTGGTCAGTAATGACATGAAAATTGTTTAATAACAATGCAGCGGCAGGACTTTGATCAGTTAAAATATAGTACTATTATTAACAGGAGAGCAAGGAGGCACTGACGTTATGTTACAAGAGTACCTGGCGtgatatattgtttgtaattatgttctacattgttacattttggaaagggaacaaaaattacatttatagttcatgACATCAGCCATGATGAACTGGCTCTTGTAGTTTTAGCCTCATTTTCCAGAAGTGACGCCATCAGGGTAGTATCACTCAGATAAACAAACGTAGCGGTGTACCACAAAGGAAGTTTGCAGTGATTATGGCGAAGATTGTTCGCCTTGGAAACCCAGAATGGTAAGGGTTTTGCCCACCAGAAAGAAGAAAATTGAGATCCATGTGTTTGGAAAGCATTCTAGaggcatttctaaagctttgggactctagcaaagtacagtgagagccattccAAGGAGTgaccagccaaccaaaattaccaaTTGAcctagaaaacccacgcatgcacggggagaacatgcaaactcgacacagaAAGTACTTTtacttgaataaaaaaaaaaacaaaaacactgccaCATAAAAGCATTAGTGTAGAGCTTAAAAGGATTGGTGTGACTCAGCATTCTCTTATTGATGTAATAATGAATCGCATAAACATGCACGGTGCTCACATATGCAATAAAAGTGTTTGTGTGCACTTAAGCTTGGCCCCCATCCCTCCCTgtctcctcctctctcctcccCCCAGCAGCTTGGCCAAGGTGCTATTGTGTGCTTTCCTGTGCAGCCCTCCGCTCTTTGGCACCCGCGCACACGCACGAGCACACAAAGCTGAGCTGTTGCCCACAAGCAACAGACAGGACGCACGCCTGGGGAGGGAGAACTCGAAAAGAGCTGTTCAGAGACAACATCAAAACAGACTTGTCTCTTCTCGTGGATTTGCAGACTGAAGCCACTGCAGTGAGAAGTGAAAACAGCACCGTGTGGGATTTTAACTTATTGACAGCTGCTTCACATTGACAAACATCAGCTGCCAGAGAAGAGAGCtgtcatcatccattcatcactGTGAGTTTCTACTCTTTACTCATAGATTTTGCAATGATTTTCTATGTCTTGGCATGATCAATTTCCTACTAAACTAACTTAACACAAAAATTGCAGAACATGCTGTTTATTACAAGAGTAGCATAAGCAaattaggttaattaattaaggTAATATCCAATTAAACATTTgaacccatccattcatccattgtCTATACCAGCACATGAAAGCTCATCAGATGGTATTCAAATATTCCACACGTAACATATACACTTTGACTCTCTTttggtgatgtcacttcctgtgaggaGGGACTGAAAAGACCTCTGCGCATATTTTGAGGTTTTGGACTGATTTGACACTTTTCCTGAATATAGAGCTCCACCAGAAATACAAATCTATTTGCTGACACGACTGGCTTCAAAAcattctggtcaaaaaaacaagttagGAGTACTGATAATCGCTGACAAAACCAGCAACAACAAAAGAGAAACAGCATAACAAATCTTTAAGTAATTTGTGAATGATAATGTGTCACTTTGTAAACAAGTGATGGGCTGGAAGAAAACATTGATGCTTTGAAGAATGATGCAAAGGATGTGTAAGATTGGTGCTTTGGAACAGATCACACACATGAGCAATGTGATTGTGACGCCACATTACATGCAGGTCTGATGCCAGTGCAGCTGGTAACTAAGGACAACAAGGTGATGTTGCTTCAGTAGAAGAATAAGTGGCTAACTTTCTGAGATCAAAGGCGTTGATTGTGGATATCAACAACATGGATGCATGCATTCCAATACCTGGTGGGAATAACTACACacctgtcatcatcatcatgacgttcaccaacaaaaaaacaaggtggTGTTGTTGAAAGGTATAAACATCTACATCAAGTTTAATGAAGGACTGGAGGAAGAAAGTACTCAAATGTAAAGGAACTGAACAACTACTGAACATTACTTCAAAAACACAACTCAGTCATAAACAATCGATAACTACAGCATTACAATATTAGGACACGCATTTCATTGCGTAAACCATAGACAGAAATTATACAGACAAGAACAGACGCTGGTGGCTCCCTCATCTTTggcttctgccttgtatttaaTCAGAAAATTCAGTCATTTTGtcttaagaaaataataaaaacgatTAGACGCATACAGAAAATATGTGTATAACACAGTTCCATGGACAATTAATAAGATTTATTTCATGTTAACctacacataaagctttctagatctttcagattctgcacctctttctgcagtgtttccacggACTTCCTGTTTCCGAGCCAAACTGTCTATTTAATTTGATGAGACTCCTCTGGTTCGATTCTTAACAGTGCTATGGTCTTTACTTCATGCCATTACTTGAACCTCTTGAGAAAAATTCCCGATTTCACAACGGACACATGACTAAAGAAGAGCTCACCTTTCCCGaacaaactgcacattttgttcTTGTCGTAGTTTGAAGTACATGTTGAAATGACTGTGCTTGCTTGAACATGCTAGTCAATGAGGATGAGCCAGAACAGACATGGTGATCCAACCGGATCACAAATCCTTTTTTTGGGAAGTTATTGTCACTGTTTTGTATGTTGATGTCAGTCAGCAAGTCAGACGGCTGTCAATATAAGCGGGTTCCACTGTCCACGTCTTCTTAGTCTTTGTTGTGCAAGAAGACGTTCCTGAACTCATCACTATTTTCCACTTTAAACCGTCTGTGTGAGTGAGGGACGGCAACAGCTGGATGTACAAACTGAATTCGATCCACAGGGATCAGCAGGTCCCAGGGGTCTGTTTCTGTCACCACCACGGACGTCGGAGTGGGGGGCGTCTAAGTGCAGCTGTCCATGACCTGTACATGAAACCAAACACACATGTCGGAGGCTGTAATCTTTTTGCCAATATAATCCACAGCATGCTGAGATGTCAATCTGTAGTTCTTTCATGCGCAGCAGCCATTTTGTTATGtgtggaaattaaaaaaaacacgttatTGGACTGAATAACCTCAATGTGGGTTTTGTGTGTGAACGGTCACATGGAACCGTTTGCTTGTTTGTGTGGACGGGCCTATGCGAGTGTGGGCTCGCCACAGACGGGTACACTGAGGGCATTGTGAAAGTCGGTGGAAGCTTTCTGAGAGGCGTGTGAAAACGCCGTAAAGATGTCACTTTGCAGCTGGCACCGGACACGTCTGATGGACTATGCAAGCTCACAGCCTTTCCTTTGTGGTGTGAGTTTATGAATCGCATCCAAACTCACTTAAACATTTTTAGTATCAGCCTGGGAGAGgctccatatccatatccactAAGGATATCGATCAATTCCAGTTTAAAAGACTGGTGAGGGAATGTTGTATAACACAAGGCCTGTAACGTCTCCAAAGCATTTCCTGACTTTTCTTTTGAAAAGCAACGCTCCAAAGACACTGACTCCTTGAGGCCTAACAGTGCAGCCTGTCATGTGAGTCTATACAATACTTAAATGTTTATACGAGCGTATTCATGTCACGTACTTCGACTGGCAACCGGCAAAGAAGTAGTGGTGATTTGTTGAATAGATGGTCGTTTCCCTTGTAAGGCACAAAGAGGTAAGGTTAGAGCAAGGAAAATGTGGCATATAGCTCCTATTTTGGGATGGGAATGAGTCAATAAATCGAAGTTAAGACGGTAAAAGTTGAGGTTTTGTTCAGCATTTGATAGGGCAGCTTTTTCCAAACCTTTTCAGCTCAAGAAATTTTAGTTCCTGTAATTTTGGGACAGCCATAGTGATGATTAAGAATGATAGtcacttttaaaatgttttgtgttgtcatgcatTTAAATGTCTAATGACTCAAGTTTTTGCTGCTGAGGAAATGACATgaacttcttcctcttctttctaCAGGAGTGCCGAGCATCCTGACGGCCTTTTATTTATGTGTCCGCCATGGCTTGGAGAAGGCTTGCCTGGGGGATCCCCTGCTGACACATCCCATTCCCACATATTCGCCCCTTCTCCTCCTTAACGTAACATTCCATCCTGGGGTGAGCTCGTTCCTTGGAGCACCTCCTCACCACCATCATGGCTAGTTTGGTGCTCAACGAGACTGGGATGGAGGACTGCGGCATTGACGACTCCTTCAAGTACAACTTGTATTCGGTGGTGTACAGCGTGGTCTTCGTCTTGGGTCTCATTACCAACTGCGCTGCGCTGTTTGTCTTCTGCTTCCGCATGAAGATGCGCAACGAGACGACAATGTTCATGACTAATTTAGCACTATCTGatttagtatttgtttttacgCTGCCATTCAAGGTCTTCTACAATGTTAACCGCCACTGGCCTTTTGGGGATGGATTGTGTAAGATTTCCGGAACAGCTTTCATCACTAACATCTACGGCAGCATGCTCTTCCTCACCTGCATCAGCGTGGACCGCTTTTTGGCCATAGTCTACCCTTTCCGCTCCCGCTCCATCCGCACACGCAGAAACGCCGCACTGGTGTGCGCGGCTGTGTGGCTCACCATCGTGGGAGGAGGGATAtcagtcacttttttttcaaccatcAACAGCACGAACAGAGCCACAACCTGTTTTGAAGGATTCTCAAAGAGCACATGGAGGACCTACCTTTCCAAAATCACCATCTTCATTGAGGTGAATTTTCCAATCCCATtagtcattttaaacattttattcctAGCAACAATCCATGAAAAAACTACAACTACTAACAAACAAGAAGAGTCCAATTGCCTCTATCATGACCTGGATCTACACATGTTGGATGTCTCATCCCCTTAATTCTCCTGCAGAACTGTAGCTTTGGGGGGAAACTCAACCTATGTTGCAAAAGAAAGAATAAAGTTCTAGTTCTATCtagaaacataacataaaataatgatGATGTTTCGCTGTCTTTCCAGATCGTTGGCTTCCTACTTCCCCTCCTGGCCAACTTGGTATGTTCCTCACTGGTTCTGAGAACACTGCGTCGCCCAGTGACTGTTGGCCACGGCTCTGACAGCAAGAGGCGCGTCTTGAGGATGATTCTCGTCCATCTTGGCATCTTCATCATCTGCTTTGTCCCCTATAACTCCATCCTCTTCCTGTATGCCCTGGTGAGGACCCAGGCCTTGGCTAACTGCTCCGTGGAGCGCTTTGCCCGAACCCTGTACCCCATCACTTTGTGTCTGGCCAGCCTCAACTGCTGCTTAGACCCAGTGGTCTACTACTTTACCTCAGAGAGCTTCCAAAAAAGTTTGACCATGGGGACCAAAGGGTCCGGATCGCGGCCTGAGAGCATTCCCCGCAGCGACACCGACACCCAGTACCCGGCAAACACGTTACCAAGAGACACTCACACTTTGACCAGGAATGGAAAAGACAGTAAAGTATCAGAGAGTCAGTTTTGATGAGAAGAATAACCAAACAAGGACGAGTGGGTTCAAGAGACCTTGGATTTGAAAAATTAAGGTTGTTTGTCCTGAAAGTGACAAATGCATAACTGAGCAGATTAGCTAAGTCCGGTGGTAAGTCCCGAAGTATGGTCTGGGCTTTAACAACTAATCCACCACTTGGGAACAAAGGAACGTATCTGTTTATTATTAAGAAGGTGCAATCAGAAAACAGACAAGAAGAACCTTTTAAAAAGAGATCTTCGATTGACTCAGGCTtagcacacacactcatgcactgGACTTTTAACTATATTTAACTCACCGAGACCttccattttgttgtttaaGTTCAAGATTTGGCAATAAAATATGTCTGTGTTAATATGGCAGACGGTATTATGAACACAATACAGCAAAACTGGTGAGAAACGATGTGTCTTGTGTTGAAGTTCAGGCCCGTTAAATCATTGTTTTGAATTGCTTTCATTGCGGCATTTATTATTTCAGGATCCTGCTGCTCAGTTTGTTAGTTTGGTCAAACCCACTGCGGACTGGCCTCCAACAGCACGGCTGTACGTTTGAACTCTGAGGCGGtttctccttttttgttttcagcAAGCAGACAATGTGTTCTTGTTATGATCCAGTTGAGAACCTTGGCCTGTTTGCTCTGTCATAGGCCAAACGGCTATTACGACCAAAGCAATTGTCCATTGTTCGCTCCTGAATGAAGTCTCTCTCTCCTAATCTGGCCTTAGACTGTAGAGCTGCTCAAAGTCTCACAGCAATGTGTACACAATCCAAAGTACGACTGAAGAGTGTTGACTGAATAATCACCCAAAAGCACAAAtaataaggttaaaaaaacagccaacgCGCGATTCAGCAGGTCGTTGCGATTGCGTTTCCTATTGCTGAGACAGCATGAACTCCAATACATTAGTGTTATCGGGATAAATGCACTCTTTCCACGGAGAGAACACTTCCATAACGTGCCAGCAGACGGGAGTTTTAATGGCCTCCAGAGGGACAAGTGGCTGTTTTGAAGTCAGGAACAAATGTTTTATTGAATGCTGAACCGTTGGCATAGTGACACCGGgcaagctaacaagcttttTATTAGACCATGCGCTGTAAAAAGTGACAGGTTACAAGAAACAGAGATTCGCCAAATAGTAATCCTACAGTAGGTACAGTTAGGATGCGCATAAGATGCACTGTGGTACTTTTGAACTCCACTTGCTAACGATGA from Doryrhamphus excisus isolate RoL2022-K1 chromosome 23, RoL_Dexc_1.0, whole genome shotgun sequence carries:
- the lpar4 gene encoding lysophosphatidic acid receptor 4, with translation MASLVLNETGMEDCGIDDSFKYNLYSVVYSVVFVLGLITNCAALFVFCFRMKMRNETTMFMTNLALSDLVFVFTLPFKVFYNVNRHWPFGDGLCKISGTAFITNIYGSMLFLTCISVDRFLAIVYPFRSRSIRTRRNAALVCAAVWLTIVGGGISVTFFSTINSTNRATTCFEGFSKSTWRTYLSKITIFIEIVGFLLPLLANLVCSSLVLRTLRRPVTVGHGSDSKRRVLRMILVHLGIFIICFVPYNSILFLYALVRTQALANCSVERFARTLYPITLCLASLNCCLDPVVYYFTSESFQKSLTMGTKGSGSRPESIPRSDTDTQYPANTLPRDTHTLTRNGKDSKVSESQF